Below is a genomic region from Caballeronia sp. SBC1.
TGACGGAGCGCGAGACACACGAACTCGTCGATGAAATTCGCAGCGTGAAGGAGCGGGGAGTGACGATCGTATGGATCGAGCATGTGGTGCATGCGCTGCTCGCCGTCGCCGACCGGTTACTGGTCATCCATTTTGGCAAGCACCTTGCCCAGGGCAGCCCGGCAGCCGTGATGGACGACCCCGAAGTCAGGCGCGTCTATCTTGGCCTGGAGGGTTGATCATGCCGGCCATTCTTGAAACTCACGGCCTGACCGCTTTTTATGGGGATTTCCAGGCGCTTTTCGGCATTGATGTCACGGTCGAGCGCGGCGAGGTGATTGCGCTGATTGGGTCGAACGGTGCGGGGAAGTCCACCTTACTGAAGGCGCTGGCCGGACTGTTGCCTGCGCCTGCGCAGCAGATTGTTTATAAGGGTGAGGCGGTCGGCGGCGTGGCTGCCGCACGTATTGTCGGAATGGGGATCGCGCTTGTGCCTGAGGGGCGGCGGCTGTTCGCGAGTCTGTCCGTTGAGGAAAACCTCTTGCTCGGCGCATATTCTTCGCGGCCCGGTCGATGGACCCTTGACACGGTCTATGCGCTTTTCCCCATCCTGAAGGAGCGGCGCCACCGTCCGGCAACCGCGTTGTCCGGTGGCCAACAGCAGATGGTGGCACTCGGTCGTGCATTGATGAGTAATCCAGATCTTCTCATGTGCGATGAGCTTTCACTTGGTCTCGCACCGGTCGTGGTCAGGGAAATCTATGCAGCGCTGCCGTCGATTGTTGCGGACGGTATGAGCGCGATCATCGTCGAGCAGGACGTGCAACTGGCGCGACGCGTGTCGAAGCGATTCTATTGCTTTCAGGAGGGCCGCGTGTCGTTGGCGGGCGCGTCGGCGGAAGTTTCCGACGAGGCTATTACGCAAGCTTATTTCGGAGCGGTGTCATGAGTTCAATCTTCAATATCCTCTTGCAAGGCGTGCTGCTTGGGGCGCTTTATGCGCTCTTCGCAATGGGTCAGTCACTGGTGTTCGGTGTCATGCGCCTGACCAATACCGCGCATGGTGACTTCATCGTGCTGCTGGTGTTCGTCTTGTTCGTGCTGACCAACCTGGCTCATATGCCGCTGTGGGCTGCCGTCCCGGTGTTGATCGGGATTGCGTTCTGCGCGGGATATGCACTGCAATACGCCGTGCTCAATCGGGTCAGCGGCCGTGACCCCTTGCCATCGCTTGTCGTCACCTTCGGCCTCTCGATCGTGATTCAGAACGTGCTGCAGGAAGTGTTTTCCGCAGACCCGCGCGCGCTAGCAACCGGTGGCTTTGAGTCCATGAGCATCGCGTTGCCCGGTGGGATAGCGCTCGGACTCCTGCCACTTCTTACGTTTGCCGTCACGGTGGCGGCCACGCTTGGGCTGCAGTGGCTCTTTGGCCGCACGCCACTCGGCCGGGTCTTTCGCGCTACTTCAGACGATCGCGAGATCGTGCAACTGATGGGCGTCTCGCCACGCAGGACGTTCGCCCTCGCAATGGGCATCGCGTTCGTGCTGATCGCGCTTGCCGCCACGCTTTATGCCATGCGTACGGCCGTTTCTCCGTCCGATGGCCCCTCGCTGCTGCTCTATGCGTTCGAGGCGGTGATCATCGGCGGGATGGGTTCGTTCTGGGGAACGTTCCTCGGCGGAGTCGCACTCGGCGTTGCTCAGCAGATCGGTTTTTACATCGACCCGGGCTGGGGCATCTGGCTGGGGCACGTGCTGTTTCTGGCTCTGCTGACGATCCGGCCGCAAGGCCTGTTGCCCAAGACCGCGTGATGAGCGCCGGGAGGTTAATCACATGAACGTCTCTGAACGACATTTCGAAATCCGGCGCGCAACAAGGGCGAGCAGGGTGGCCGTGCTTGCGCTGTTGATTGTCGCTGTGCTGGTCGCGAGTTTTCCCTATTGGGCCGGCCGTGACACCTTGCGCGACTTCACGCAAATTGCTGCGTATCTGGTCTTCGCCATGATGTGGAACCTGCTCGCAGGTTACGGCGGCATGGTGTCGATCGGCCAACAGGCGTATTTCGGTATTGGCGGTTACGCCATGCTGATACTCGCGAACTACGGCGGCTTGTCGCCCTTTGTAGCCGTGCCGGTGGCTGGCGCTATAGCCGCACTGATCGCGGTGCCGGTCTCGCTGGTCGCGTTCCGGCTGGAGGGCGGGTACTTCGCCATAGGCACATGGGTGATCGCGGAGGTCTTCCGCCTGACTATGGCAAACCTGTCGTGGCTCGGTGGTGGGTCGGGCACAAGCTTGACGGCGCTACAAGACGTACCGAGGTCACTGCGCGAATCGCTGACGTT
It encodes:
- a CDS encoding ABC transporter ATP-binding protein — translated: MPAILETHGLTAFYGDFQALFGIDVTVERGEVIALIGSNGAGKSTLLKALAGLLPAPAQQIVYKGEAVGGVAAARIVGMGIALVPEGRRLFASLSVEENLLLGAYSSRPGRWTLDTVYALFPILKERRHRPATALSGGQQQMVALGRALMSNPDLLMCDELSLGLAPVVVREIYAALPSIVADGMSAIIVEQDVQLARRVSKRFYCFQEGRVSLAGASAEVSDEAITQAYFGAVS
- a CDS encoding branched-chain amino acid ABC transporter permease, yielding MSSIFNILLQGVLLGALYALFAMGQSLVFGVMRLTNTAHGDFIVLLVFVLFVLTNLAHMPLWAAVPVLIGIAFCAGYALQYAVLNRVSGRDPLPSLVVTFGLSIVIQNVLQEVFSADPRALATGGFESMSIALPGGIALGLLPLLTFAVTVAATLGLQWLFGRTPLGRVFRATSDDREIVQLMGVSPRRTFALAMGIAFVLIALAATLYAMRTAVSPSDGPSLLLYAFEAVIIGGMGSFWGTFLGGVALGVAQQIGFYIDPGWGIWLGHVLFLALLTIRPQGLLPKTA